A genomic region of Sander vitreus isolate 19-12246 chromosome 11, sanVit1, whole genome shotgun sequence contains the following coding sequences:
- the itprid2 gene encoding protein ITPRID2 isoform X3, with protein sequence MESGSLEMDTSTAPDPRVQSDRCLASLRRRAWAQSRDSIWQESEESCGPQGPQQNVIDGEEQRPSEEPGRVPNKITSWLIECRTPLGASLDDQSASPSRGVLKNGCSFEDDLSLGAEANHLQSSNNKTESCFGLAADQKRSQYKERARSMNSTGSGKSSTVSSVSELLDLYEEDPEEILLNLGFGREEPDLASKVPSRFFSNSSTARGIDIKVYLGAQLQRMEVENPNYALTSRFRQIEVLTTVANEFFQLYSQVSGQPVQRISSRDQAGDGGEGGGDESSPPLRRTGSARNVAKLLKKTITKHNLYAAASESPEAHKPDQHTQPNGHATPDHTHTNGHAHPGPEEDGCSTDSDHQAETVNQKHMRKKDSYSLATVAEETNGDGADSPEQSKTGPAANGEHQPESDSQSTNQRLEEGSQVVKEDKENLTSTPEKAHPTLAPLQLAQLRMENTDSFDMEEIQSNEDEALPPKTSRATDLLRTVSQQSDSSGFAEEPSADSNSYLKVQESSDSCDSETTVTSHPSLDVATPVAMDQPAFELPDGREEEAEPDGAAGDDGSSEQVPQYSVHHLPRNKPMETPQDKTQEEDPIESGDRIDPEPEPEQEISQSLSAVEQEPQHTQNQNETATDTEPPTDGVGAEDEAQEENAFLDDSPLCPPPAPSSPVLNALIRAKQSQLTRGGQRVDPQSADSPQIPGRGRGRGRRGVPMQRSSSLPSSLLSPSRVVSSVRIQFGRGQASCTQPRFSFKYNQEAEGDGEEVEEEEGQTNCLSTLIINPASSSGSINQPLRLPTEAPIPPKPIPRHLLRSTCSLQSCSPPPDWSGCPAHSWSTQSVPDLSSNQRQPGQFQQNISTNQNHYRYPNPTTQYVNPSPNPSPSLNSSQYPFTLNPPPQYHAPLHPYASLPNLLHQHNLSHHSSLNSLYQPTTPTMPQHDSLSNLHQPSTSTAPHHVNLGNLHPRNPAMHHQDYNHLYGHQSPYHATPHCSQFASPYLGYHGYNMNPNLAFPHLAPEHSLHPGFAPPAPGFFPDLASTLGPGHSLHPGLAPYVAPGQGPSQGPSSTEMQLRRVLHDIRGTVQSLSQNRADTPDAFREHRAAQPSHQSLAEFKQKRQSLNLFRSQMMDLELSIIRQQALVYKHLSPADRMEVEQLQSLRSAVREELQELEQQLEDRLMKSLHRDGSLDSLSTASALRAMEPVSDLLREQLYLQSELSYDVNAPSTNCSSRSSSPVQGGSGEQRGGVYRASININPAPPPRPNTHTEEEKEGERDGGEGGGGGEGGEIQEEEGAAGEVRVGNLQQLIREIRESVAQEVRQEIYSELLAAVSPRRSPLPGKKHPQ encoded by the exons ccaACCATCTTCAGTCCAGTAACAATAAAACTGAATCCTG TTTTGGTCTTGCGGCGGATCAGAAGAGGAGTCAGTATAAAGAGAGAGCAAGAAGTATGAACTCCACAGGATCAGGGAAGAGCAGCACTGTGTCCAG tgtgTCAGAGCTGCTTGACCTGTACGAGGAGGACCCTGAAGAAATCCTCTTAAATCTTGGTTTTGGTCGAGAAGAACCCGACCTAGCCTCAAAGGTTCCCTCCCGTTTCTTCAGCAACTCCTCCACAGCGCGAGGCATCGACATCAAG GTCTACCTGGGAGCTCAGCTGCAGCGCATGGAAGTGGAAAACCCCAACTACGCTCTGACTA GTCGTTTCCGTCAAATTGAGGTCTTGACTACAGTAGCTAACGAGTTTTTCCAGCTCTACAGTCAGGTTTCTGGTCAGCCTGTCCAACGCATCAGCTCCAGGGACCAAG CAGGAGAcggaggagaaggagggggagATGAGTCATCTCCTCCGCTGAGGAGGACCGGCTCGGCTCGAAACGTTGCCAAACTCCTCAAGAAAACCATCACCAAACACAACCTGTATGCAGCCGCCTCCGAGTCGCCTGAAGCGCACAAGCCTGACCAACACACACAGCCGAACGGACACGCAACccctgatcacacacacaccaacggtCACGCACACCCAGGTCCAGAAGAGGACGGCTGCAGTACCGACTCCGACCACCAGGCGGAGACTGTCAACCAGAAACACATGCGCAAGAAAGACAGCTATTCCCTGGCAACAGTTGCCGAGGAAACCAACGGGGATGGAGCCGACAG CCCTGAACAGAGCAAAACCGGACCAGCAGCCAATGGAGAGCATCAACCAGAATCTGACTCTcagtcaaccaatcagagattaGAAGAAGGATCCCAGGTGGTCAAAGAGGACAAGGAGAACCTGACCTCTACCCCAGAGAAAGCCCACCCCACCCTGGCCCCGCTCCAGCTGGCCCAGCTTCGCATGGAAAACACCGACTCTTTCGACATGGAGGAG ATTCAGAGTAACGAAGATGAGGCTCTGCCACCTAAAACTTCCAGAGCCACCG ATCTGTTAAGGACAGTCAGTCAGCAGTCAGACAGCAGTGGTTTTGCTGAGGAGCCCTCGGCTGACTCCAACAGCTACCTCAAG GTGCAGGAGAGCAGTGACAGCTGTGACAGCGAGACGACTGTGACATCACACCCCTCACTAGATGTGGCCACGCCCGTCGCAATGGACCAACCAGCATTCGAGCTGCCAGATGGCCGAGAGGAAGAGGCGGAGCCTGATGGTGCTGCTGGGGATGATGGGAGTTCAGAGCAGGTTCCACAGTACTCAGTCCACCACCTCCCAAGGAACAAACCAATGGAAACGCCGCAGGATAAGACCCAGGAGGAAGATCCAATTGAGAGTGGGGACCGGATTGATcctgaaccagaaccagaacagGAGATTTCCCAGAGTTTGTCCGCTGTAGAACAAGAACCTCAACACACCCAGAACCAGAACGAgacagctacagacacagaaccaCCCACGGACGGAGTGGGTGCTGAGGACGAGGCCCAAGAAGAAAATGCATTCTTAGATGATTCTCCACTTtgtcctcctcctgctccatcCTCTCCAGTTTTAAACGCTCTGATCCGAGCCAAACAGAGCCAGCTGACCCGGGGTGGGCAGCGGGTTGACCCCCAGTCTGCCGATTCGCCCCAAATCCCAGGCagaggacgaggacgaggaAGGCGCGGCGTCCCTATGCAGCGGTCGTCCTCCCTGCCCTCCTCGCTCCTCTCGCCCTCTAGGGTCGTGTCCTCTGTCAGGATCCAGTTTGGGCGAGGTCAGGCGTCCTGCACGCAGCCCAGGTTCTCCTTCAAATACAACCAGGAGGCCGAAGGGGACGGGGaagaggtagaggaggaggaaggacaaACCAACTGTCTGTCTACTTTGATTATAAACCCTGCCTCCTCGTCTGGCTCTATCAACCAACCACTAAGGCTTCCCACAGAAGCTCCGATCCCACCTAAACCTATCCCACGCCACCTGCTGCGGTCAACCTGCTCCCTGCAAAGCTGCAGCCCTCCTCCTGATTGGTCAGGATGCCCTGCCCACTCCTGGAGCACCCAGAGCGTTCCTGATCTCTCCTCCAATCAGCGGCAGCCAGGCCAGTTCCAACAGAACATTAGCACCAACCAAAACCATTACCGttaccctaatcctacaactcAGTATGTTAACCCAAGCCCCAATCCTAGTCCCAGCCTTAACTCCAGCCAATACCCCTTCACATTGAACCCTCCTCCACAGTACCATGCCCCTCTCCATCCATACGCCAGTCTTCCTAACCTCCTTCACCAACACAACTTATCCCACCATTCTAGTCTAAACAGTCTCTACCAACCTACAACTCCCACAATGCCCCAGCACGACAGCCTCTCCAACTTGCATCAGCCCTCCACTTCCACGGCACCTCACCACGTCAATCTGGGCAACCTGCATCCGAGAAATCCAGCAATGCACCACCAAGACTACAATCATCTATATGGCCATCAGTCACCCTACCATGCCACTCCTCACTGCTCGCAGTTTGCCTCACCCTACCTCGGCTACCATGGGTACAACATGAACCCAAACCTGGCGTTTCCACACCTGGCCCCAGAACACAGCCTCCATCCAGGGTTTGCTCCTCCTGCTCCAGGTTTCTTCCCAGACCTGGCCTCAACCCTAGGCCCAGGTCACAGCCTCCACCCGGGGCTGGCTCCTTATGTTGCTCCAGGTCAAGGACCCAGCCAGGGCCCGTCCAGCACTGAGATGCAGCTGAGGAGAGTTCTGCATGACATCAGAGGAACGGTTCAGAGTCTGAGCCAG AACCGAGCCGACACTCCAGACGCGTTCAGGGAGCACAGAGCAGCTCAGCCCAGCCACCAG TCTTTGGCAGAGTTTAAGCAGAAGAGGCAGAGTCTAAACTTATTCCGCAGTCAGATGATGGACCTGGAGCTGTCAATCATCCGACAGCAGGCTCTGGTCTACAAACACCTGAGCCCTGCCGACAG gatggAGGTGGAGCAGCTTCAGTCTCTGAGGTCAGCGGTCAGAGAGGAACTGCAGGAGCTGGAACAACAGCTGGAAGACAGACTTATGAAG AGTCTCCATAGAGATGGCAGTCTTGACAGCCTGTCCACCGCCTCTGCACTGAGAGCCATGGAGCCG GTGTCGGACCTCCTCAGAGAGCAGCTCTATCTCCAATCTGAGCTCAGCTACGACGTTAACGCCCCCTCCACCAACTGCTCCTCCCGATCCTCCAGTCCAGTCCAAGGAGGAAGCGGCGAGCAGAGAGGAGGCGTGTACCGGGCATCAATTAACATAAACCCTGCCCCCCCTCCTcgacccaacacacacactgaggaagagaaggagggagagagggatggaggagaaggaggaggaggaggagaaggaggagaaataCAAGAGGAGGAGGGCGCAGCAGGAGAAGTCAGAGTGGGGAACCTGCAGCAGCTTATCAGAGAG ATTCGAGAGAGCGTGGCGCAAGAGGTCCGACAGGAGATCTACAGCGAGCTGCTGGCTGCCGTCTCGCCACGGCGATCGCCCCTGCCCGGCAAGAAACACCCGCAGTAG
- the itprid2 gene encoding protein ITPRID2 isoform X2 yields MESGSLEMDTSTAPDPRVQSDRCLASLRRRAWAQSRDSIWQESEESCGPQGPQQNVIDGEEQRPSEEPGRVPNKITSWLIECRTPLGASLDDQSASPSRGVLKNGCSFEDDLSLGAEANHLQSSNNKTESCFGLAADQKRSQYKERARSMNSTGSGKSSTVSSVSELLDLYEEDPEEILLNLGFGREEPDLASKVPSRFFSNSSTARGIDIKVYLGAQLQRMEVENPNYALTSRFRQIEVLTTVANEFFQLYSQVSGQPVQRISSRDQGDGGEGGGDESSPPLRRTGSARNVAKLLKKTITKHNLYAAASESPEAHKPDQHTQPNGHATPDHTHTNGHAHPGPEEDGCSTDSDHQAETVNQKHMRKKDSYSLATVAEETNGDGADSPEQSKTGPAANGEHQPESDSQSTNQRLEEGSQVVKEDKENLTSTPEKAHPTLAPLQLAQLRMENTDSFDMEEIQSNEDEALPPKTSRATDLLRTVSQQSDSSGFAEEPSADSNSYLKVQESSDSCDSETTVTSHPSLDVATPVAMDQPAFELPDGREEEAEPDGAAGDDGSSEQVPQYSVHHLPRNKPMETPQDKTQEEDPIESGDRIDPEPEPEQEISQSLSAVEQEPQHTQNQNETATDTEPPTDGVGAEDEAQEENAFLDDSPLCPPPAPSSPVLNALIRAKQSQLTRGGQRVDPQSADSPQIPGRGRGRGRRGVPMQRSSSLPSSLLSPSRVVSSVRIQFGRGQASCTQPRFSFKYNQEAEGDGEEVEEEEGQTNCLSTLIINPASSSGSINQPLRLPTEAPIPPKPIPRHLLRSTCSLQSCSPPPDWSGCPAHSWSTQSVPDLSSNQRQPGQFQQNISTNQNHYRYPNPTTQYVNPSPNPSPSLNSSQYPFTLNPPPQYHAPLHPYASLPNLLHQHNLSHHSSLNSLYQPTTPTMPQHDSLSNLHQPSTSTAPHHVNLGNLHPRNPAMHHQDYNHLYGHQSPYHATPHCSQFASPYLGYHGYNMNPNLAFPHLAPEHSLHPGFAPPAPGFFPDLASTLGPGHSLHPGLAPYVAPGQGPSQGPSSTEMQLRRVLHDIRGTVQSLSQNRADTPDAFREHRAAQPSHQSLAEFKQKRQSLNLFRSQMMDLELSIIRQQALVYKHLSPADRMEVEQLQSLRSAVREELQELEQQLEDRLMKVTHHTQHRSLHRDGSLDSLSTASALRAMEPVSDLLREQLYLQSELSYDVNAPSTNCSSRSSSPVQGGSGEQRGGVYRASININPAPPPRPNTHTEEEKEGERDGGEGGGGGEGGEIQEEEGAAGEVRVGNLQQLIREIRESVAQEVRQEIYSELLAAVSPRRSPLPGKKHPQ; encoded by the exons ccaACCATCTTCAGTCCAGTAACAATAAAACTGAATCCTG TTTTGGTCTTGCGGCGGATCAGAAGAGGAGTCAGTATAAAGAGAGAGCAAGAAGTATGAACTCCACAGGATCAGGGAAGAGCAGCACTGTGTCCAG tgtgTCAGAGCTGCTTGACCTGTACGAGGAGGACCCTGAAGAAATCCTCTTAAATCTTGGTTTTGGTCGAGAAGAACCCGACCTAGCCTCAAAGGTTCCCTCCCGTTTCTTCAGCAACTCCTCCACAGCGCGAGGCATCGACATCAAG GTCTACCTGGGAGCTCAGCTGCAGCGCATGGAAGTGGAAAACCCCAACTACGCTCTGACTA GTCGTTTCCGTCAAATTGAGGTCTTGACTACAGTAGCTAACGAGTTTTTCCAGCTCTACAGTCAGGTTTCTGGTCAGCCTGTCCAACGCATCAGCTCCAGGGACCAAG GAGAcggaggagaaggagggggagATGAGTCATCTCCTCCGCTGAGGAGGACCGGCTCGGCTCGAAACGTTGCCAAACTCCTCAAGAAAACCATCACCAAACACAACCTGTATGCAGCCGCCTCCGAGTCGCCTGAAGCGCACAAGCCTGACCAACACACACAGCCGAACGGACACGCAACccctgatcacacacacaccaacggtCACGCACACCCAGGTCCAGAAGAGGACGGCTGCAGTACCGACTCCGACCACCAGGCGGAGACTGTCAACCAGAAACACATGCGCAAGAAAGACAGCTATTCCCTGGCAACAGTTGCCGAGGAAACCAACGGGGATGGAGCCGACAG CCCTGAACAGAGCAAAACCGGACCAGCAGCCAATGGAGAGCATCAACCAGAATCTGACTCTcagtcaaccaatcagagattaGAAGAAGGATCCCAGGTGGTCAAAGAGGACAAGGAGAACCTGACCTCTACCCCAGAGAAAGCCCACCCCACCCTGGCCCCGCTCCAGCTGGCCCAGCTTCGCATGGAAAACACCGACTCTTTCGACATGGAGGAG ATTCAGAGTAACGAAGATGAGGCTCTGCCACCTAAAACTTCCAGAGCCACCG ATCTGTTAAGGACAGTCAGTCAGCAGTCAGACAGCAGTGGTTTTGCTGAGGAGCCCTCGGCTGACTCCAACAGCTACCTCAAG GTGCAGGAGAGCAGTGACAGCTGTGACAGCGAGACGACTGTGACATCACACCCCTCACTAGATGTGGCCACGCCCGTCGCAATGGACCAACCAGCATTCGAGCTGCCAGATGGCCGAGAGGAAGAGGCGGAGCCTGATGGTGCTGCTGGGGATGATGGGAGTTCAGAGCAGGTTCCACAGTACTCAGTCCACCACCTCCCAAGGAACAAACCAATGGAAACGCCGCAGGATAAGACCCAGGAGGAAGATCCAATTGAGAGTGGGGACCGGATTGATcctgaaccagaaccagaacagGAGATTTCCCAGAGTTTGTCCGCTGTAGAACAAGAACCTCAACACACCCAGAACCAGAACGAgacagctacagacacagaaccaCCCACGGACGGAGTGGGTGCTGAGGACGAGGCCCAAGAAGAAAATGCATTCTTAGATGATTCTCCACTTtgtcctcctcctgctccatcCTCTCCAGTTTTAAACGCTCTGATCCGAGCCAAACAGAGCCAGCTGACCCGGGGTGGGCAGCGGGTTGACCCCCAGTCTGCCGATTCGCCCCAAATCCCAGGCagaggacgaggacgaggaAGGCGCGGCGTCCCTATGCAGCGGTCGTCCTCCCTGCCCTCCTCGCTCCTCTCGCCCTCTAGGGTCGTGTCCTCTGTCAGGATCCAGTTTGGGCGAGGTCAGGCGTCCTGCACGCAGCCCAGGTTCTCCTTCAAATACAACCAGGAGGCCGAAGGGGACGGGGaagaggtagaggaggaggaaggacaaACCAACTGTCTGTCTACTTTGATTATAAACCCTGCCTCCTCGTCTGGCTCTATCAACCAACCACTAAGGCTTCCCACAGAAGCTCCGATCCCACCTAAACCTATCCCACGCCACCTGCTGCGGTCAACCTGCTCCCTGCAAAGCTGCAGCCCTCCTCCTGATTGGTCAGGATGCCCTGCCCACTCCTGGAGCACCCAGAGCGTTCCTGATCTCTCCTCCAATCAGCGGCAGCCAGGCCAGTTCCAACAGAACATTAGCACCAACCAAAACCATTACCGttaccctaatcctacaactcAGTATGTTAACCCAAGCCCCAATCCTAGTCCCAGCCTTAACTCCAGCCAATACCCCTTCACATTGAACCCTCCTCCACAGTACCATGCCCCTCTCCATCCATACGCCAGTCTTCCTAACCTCCTTCACCAACACAACTTATCCCACCATTCTAGTCTAAACAGTCTCTACCAACCTACAACTCCCACAATGCCCCAGCACGACAGCCTCTCCAACTTGCATCAGCCCTCCACTTCCACGGCACCTCACCACGTCAATCTGGGCAACCTGCATCCGAGAAATCCAGCAATGCACCACCAAGACTACAATCATCTATATGGCCATCAGTCACCCTACCATGCCACTCCTCACTGCTCGCAGTTTGCCTCACCCTACCTCGGCTACCATGGGTACAACATGAACCCAAACCTGGCGTTTCCACACCTGGCCCCAGAACACAGCCTCCATCCAGGGTTTGCTCCTCCTGCTCCAGGTTTCTTCCCAGACCTGGCCTCAACCCTAGGCCCAGGTCACAGCCTCCACCCGGGGCTGGCTCCTTATGTTGCTCCAGGTCAAGGACCCAGCCAGGGCCCGTCCAGCACTGAGATGCAGCTGAGGAGAGTTCTGCATGACATCAGAGGAACGGTTCAGAGTCTGAGCCAG AACCGAGCCGACACTCCAGACGCGTTCAGGGAGCACAGAGCAGCTCAGCCCAGCCACCAG TCTTTGGCAGAGTTTAAGCAGAAGAGGCAGAGTCTAAACTTATTCCGCAGTCAGATGATGGACCTGGAGCTGTCAATCATCCGACAGCAGGCTCTGGTCTACAAACACCTGAGCCCTGCCGACAG gatggAGGTGGAGCAGCTTCAGTCTCTGAGGTCAGCGGTCAGAGAGGAACTGCAGGAGCTGGAACAACAGCTGGAAGACAGACTTATGAAGGTGACACATCACACCCAACACAGg AGTCTCCATAGAGATGGCAGTCTTGACAGCCTGTCCACCGCCTCTGCACTGAGAGCCATGGAGCCG GTGTCGGACCTCCTCAGAGAGCAGCTCTATCTCCAATCTGAGCTCAGCTACGACGTTAACGCCCCCTCCACCAACTGCTCCTCCCGATCCTCCAGTCCAGTCCAAGGAGGAAGCGGCGAGCAGAGAGGAGGCGTGTACCGGGCATCAATTAACATAAACCCTGCCCCCCCTCCTcgacccaacacacacactgaggaagagaaggagggagagagggatggaggagaaggaggaggaggaggagaaggaggagaaataCAAGAGGAGGAGGGCGCAGCAGGAGAAGTCAGAGTGGGGAACCTGCAGCAGCTTATCAGAGAG ATTCGAGAGAGCGTGGCGCAAGAGGTCCGACAGGAGATCTACAGCGAGCTGCTGGCTGCCGTCTCGCCACGGCGATCGCCCCTGCCCGGCAAGAAACACCCGCAGTAG
- the itprid2 gene encoding protein ITPRID2 isoform X4 — MESGSLEMDTSTAPDPRVQSDRCLASLRRRAWAQSRDSIWQESEESCGPQGPQQNVIDGEEQRPSEEPGRVPNKITSWLIECRTPLGASLDDQSASPSRGVLKNGCSFEDDLSLGAEANHLQSSNNKTESCVSELLDLYEEDPEEILLNLGFGREEPDLASKVPSRFFSNSSTARGIDIKVYLGAQLQRMEVENPNYALTSRFRQIEVLTTVANEFFQLYSQVSGQPVQRISSRDQAGDGGEGGGDESSPPLRRTGSARNVAKLLKKTITKHNLYAAASESPEAHKPDQHTQPNGHATPDHTHTNGHAHPGPEEDGCSTDSDHQAETVNQKHMRKKDSYSLATVAEETNGDGADSPEQSKTGPAANGEHQPESDSQSTNQRLEEGSQVVKEDKENLTSTPEKAHPTLAPLQLAQLRMENTDSFDMEEIQSNEDEALPPKTSRATDLLRTVSQQSDSSGFAEEPSADSNSYLKVQESSDSCDSETTVTSHPSLDVATPVAMDQPAFELPDGREEEAEPDGAAGDDGSSEQVPQYSVHHLPRNKPMETPQDKTQEEDPIESGDRIDPEPEPEQEISQSLSAVEQEPQHTQNQNETATDTEPPTDGVGAEDEAQEENAFLDDSPLCPPPAPSSPVLNALIRAKQSQLTRGGQRVDPQSADSPQIPGRGRGRGRRGVPMQRSSSLPSSLLSPSRVVSSVRIQFGRGQASCTQPRFSFKYNQEAEGDGEEVEEEEGQTNCLSTLIINPASSSGSINQPLRLPTEAPIPPKPIPRHLLRSTCSLQSCSPPPDWSGCPAHSWSTQSVPDLSSNQRQPGQFQQNISTNQNHYRYPNPTTQYVNPSPNPSPSLNSSQYPFTLNPPPQYHAPLHPYASLPNLLHQHNLSHHSSLNSLYQPTTPTMPQHDSLSNLHQPSTSTAPHHVNLGNLHPRNPAMHHQDYNHLYGHQSPYHATPHCSQFASPYLGYHGYNMNPNLAFPHLAPEHSLHPGFAPPAPGFFPDLASTLGPGHSLHPGLAPYVAPGQGPSQGPSSTEMQLRRVLHDIRGTVQSLSQNRADTPDAFREHRAAQPSHQSLAEFKQKRQSLNLFRSQMMDLELSIIRQQALVYKHLSPADRMEVEQLQSLRSAVREELQELEQQLEDRLMKVTHHTQHRSLHRDGSLDSLSTASALRAMEPVSDLLREQLYLQSELSYDVNAPSTNCSSRSSSPVQGGSGEQRGGVYRASININPAPPPRPNTHTEEEKEGERDGGEGGGGGEGGEIQEEEGAAGEVRVGNLQQLIREIRESVAQEVRQEIYSELLAAVSPRRSPLPGKKHPQ; from the exons ccaACCATCTTCAGTCCAGTAACAATAAAACTGAATCCTG tgtgTCAGAGCTGCTTGACCTGTACGAGGAGGACCCTGAAGAAATCCTCTTAAATCTTGGTTTTGGTCGAGAAGAACCCGACCTAGCCTCAAAGGTTCCCTCCCGTTTCTTCAGCAACTCCTCCACAGCGCGAGGCATCGACATCAAG GTCTACCTGGGAGCTCAGCTGCAGCGCATGGAAGTGGAAAACCCCAACTACGCTCTGACTA GTCGTTTCCGTCAAATTGAGGTCTTGACTACAGTAGCTAACGAGTTTTTCCAGCTCTACAGTCAGGTTTCTGGTCAGCCTGTCCAACGCATCAGCTCCAGGGACCAAG CAGGAGAcggaggagaaggagggggagATGAGTCATCTCCTCCGCTGAGGAGGACCGGCTCGGCTCGAAACGTTGCCAAACTCCTCAAGAAAACCATCACCAAACACAACCTGTATGCAGCCGCCTCCGAGTCGCCTGAAGCGCACAAGCCTGACCAACACACACAGCCGAACGGACACGCAACccctgatcacacacacaccaacggtCACGCACACCCAGGTCCAGAAGAGGACGGCTGCAGTACCGACTCCGACCACCAGGCGGAGACTGTCAACCAGAAACACATGCGCAAGAAAGACAGCTATTCCCTGGCAACAGTTGCCGAGGAAACCAACGGGGATGGAGCCGACAG CCCTGAACAGAGCAAAACCGGACCAGCAGCCAATGGAGAGCATCAACCAGAATCTGACTCTcagtcaaccaatcagagattaGAAGAAGGATCCCAGGTGGTCAAAGAGGACAAGGAGAACCTGACCTCTACCCCAGAGAAAGCCCACCCCACCCTGGCCCCGCTCCAGCTGGCCCAGCTTCGCATGGAAAACACCGACTCTTTCGACATGGAGGAG ATTCAGAGTAACGAAGATGAGGCTCTGCCACCTAAAACTTCCAGAGCCACCG ATCTGTTAAGGACAGTCAGTCAGCAGTCAGACAGCAGTGGTTTTGCTGAGGAGCCCTCGGCTGACTCCAACAGCTACCTCAAG GTGCAGGAGAGCAGTGACAGCTGTGACAGCGAGACGACTGTGACATCACACCCCTCACTAGATGTGGCCACGCCCGTCGCAATGGACCAACCAGCATTCGAGCTGCCAGATGGCCGAGAGGAAGAGGCGGAGCCTGATGGTGCTGCTGGGGATGATGGGAGTTCAGAGCAGGTTCCACAGTACTCAGTCCACCACCTCCCAAGGAACAAACCAATGGAAACGCCGCAGGATAAGACCCAGGAGGAAGATCCAATTGAGAGTGGGGACCGGATTGATcctgaaccagaaccagaacagGAGATTTCCCAGAGTTTGTCCGCTGTAGAACAAGAACCTCAACACACCCAGAACCAGAACGAgacagctacagacacagaaccaCCCACGGACGGAGTGGGTGCTGAGGACGAGGCCCAAGAAGAAAATGCATTCTTAGATGATTCTCCACTTtgtcctcctcctgctccatcCTCTCCAGTTTTAAACGCTCTGATCCGAGCCAAACAGAGCCAGCTGACCCGGGGTGGGCAGCGGGTTGACCCCCAGTCTGCCGATTCGCCCCAAATCCCAGGCagaggacgaggacgaggaAGGCGCGGCGTCCCTATGCAGCGGTCGTCCTCCCTGCCCTCCTCGCTCCTCTCGCCCTCTAGGGTCGTGTCCTCTGTCAGGATCCAGTTTGGGCGAGGTCAGGCGTCCTGCACGCAGCCCAGGTTCTCCTTCAAATACAACCAGGAGGCCGAAGGGGACGGGGaagaggtagaggaggaggaaggacaaACCAACTGTCTGTCTACTTTGATTATAAACCCTGCCTCCTCGTCTGGCTCTATCAACCAACCACTAAGGCTTCCCACAGAAGCTCCGATCCCACCTAAACCTATCCCACGCCACCTGCTGCGGTCAACCTGCTCCCTGCAAAGCTGCAGCCCTCCTCCTGATTGGTCAGGATGCCCTGCCCACTCCTGGAGCACCCAGAGCGTTCCTGATCTCTCCTCCAATCAGCGGCAGCCAGGCCAGTTCCAACAGAACATTAGCACCAACCAAAACCATTACCGttaccctaatcctacaactcAGTATGTTAACCCAAGCCCCAATCCTAGTCCCAGCCTTAACTCCAGCCAATACCCCTTCACATTGAACCCTCCTCCACAGTACCATGCCCCTCTCCATCCATACGCCAGTCTTCCTAACCTCCTTCACCAACACAACTTATCCCACCATTCTAGTCTAAACAGTCTCTACCAACCTACAACTCCCACAATGCCCCAGCACGACAGCCTCTCCAACTTGCATCAGCCCTCCACTTCCACGGCACCTCACCACGTCAATCTGGGCAACCTGCATCCGAGAAATCCAGCAATGCACCACCAAGACTACAATCATCTATATGGCCATCAGTCACCCTACCATGCCACTCCTCACTGCTCGCAGTTTGCCTCACCCTACCTCGGCTACCATGGGTACAACATGAACCCAAACCTGGCGTTTCCACACCTGGCCCCAGAACACAGCCTCCATCCAGGGTTTGCTCCTCCTGCTCCAGGTTTCTTCCCAGACCTGGCCTCAACCCTAGGCCCAGGTCACAGCCTCCACCCGGGGCTGGCTCCTTATGTTGCTCCAGGTCAAGGACCCAGCCAGGGCCCGTCCAGCACTGAGATGCAGCTGAGGAGAGTTCTGCATGACATCAGAGGAACGGTTCAGAGTCTGAGCCAG AACCGAGCCGACACTCCAGACGCGTTCAGGGAGCACAGAGCAGCTCAGCCCAGCCACCAG TCTTTGGCAGAGTTTAAGCAGAAGAGGCAGAGTCTAAACTTATTCCGCAGTCAGATGATGGACCTGGAGCTGTCAATCATCCGACAGCAGGCTCTGGTCTACAAACACCTGAGCCCTGCCGACAG gatggAGGTGGAGCAGCTTCAGTCTCTGAGGTCAGCGGTCAGAGAGGAACTGCAGGAGCTGGAACAACAGCTGGAAGACAGACTTATGAAGGTGACACATCACACCCAACACAGg AGTCTCCATAGAGATGGCAGTCTTGACAGCCTGTCCACCGCCTCTGCACTGAGAGCCATGGAGCCG GTGTCGGACCTCCTCAGAGAGCAGCTCTATCTCCAATCTGAGCTCAGCTACGACGTTAACGCCCCCTCCACCAACTGCTCCTCCCGATCCTCCAGTCCAGTCCAAGGAGGAAGCGGCGAGCAGAGAGGAGGCGTGTACCGGGCATCAATTAACATAAACCCTGCCCCCCCTCCTcgacccaacacacacactgaggaagagaaggagggagagagggatggaggagaaggaggaggaggaggagaaggaggagaaataCAAGAGGAGGAGGGCGCAGCAGGAGAAGTCAGAGTGGGGAACCTGCAGCAGCTTATCAGAGAG ATTCGAGAGAGCGTGGCGCAAGAGGTCCGACAGGAGATCTACAGCGAGCTGCTGGCTGCCGTCTCGCCACGGCGATCGCCCCTGCCCGGCAAGAAACACCCGCAGTAG